Proteins from a genomic interval of Nocardia sp. BMG51109:
- a CDS encoding polyprenyl synthetase family protein: protein MTRTTSSHRPAALLEQARKLCEPTLRDTIFAMPEPLDRMAAYHFGWRDPSGNPTQAGWGKGLRAGLVLAAAAACGADPRAALPGAAAVELVHNFSLVHDDIMDGDRLRRGRATAWAVWGVPAALCLGDTLHAEAIRILVGALPAVPAVDAVTRLEDAAAQLCRGQCEDCSFETRPAVTVDQYVAMAAGKTAALIGCACALGASCAAADAATIDAFGTFGHELGIAFQVTDDILGIWGDPDRTGKPVGNDVIRRKRSFPVVAALESATAAGAELAQLYRSADPITPAQAAHAAKLIADAGGRRRAQQFADRRVAAALAALPDSAGTADLVALTNFIAHRRL from the coding sequence ATGACCCGAACAACCAGCTCCCACCGGCCCGCCGCCCTGCTCGAACAGGCCCGGAAACTCTGCGAGCCGACGCTGCGAGACACGATCTTCGCCATGCCCGAGCCGCTGGACCGGATGGCGGCGTACCACTTCGGCTGGCGCGATCCGTCCGGCAATCCCACGCAGGCGGGATGGGGTAAAGGGCTGCGCGCGGGGCTGGTTCTCGCGGCGGCCGCGGCCTGCGGCGCCGACCCGCGCGCGGCCCTGCCGGGTGCGGCCGCGGTGGAGCTCGTCCACAACTTCAGCCTGGTCCACGACGACATCATGGACGGCGACCGGCTGCGGCGCGGCCGCGCCACGGCGTGGGCGGTGTGGGGCGTACCCGCCGCGCTCTGCCTGGGGGACACGCTGCATGCCGAGGCGATCCGGATACTGGTCGGCGCGCTACCGGCCGTGCCGGCCGTGGATGCCGTCACTCGGCTGGAAGACGCGGCGGCACAACTGTGCCGGGGACAGTGCGAGGACTGTTCGTTCGAAACTCGTCCCGCGGTCACCGTCGACCAGTACGTGGCCATGGCGGCCGGGAAGACGGCCGCCCTGATCGGCTGCGCCTGCGCGCTGGGCGCCTCGTGTGCCGCGGCCGATGCCGCCACCATCGACGCGTTCGGCACGTTCGGCCACGAACTCGGCATCGCCTTTCAGGTCACCGACGACATACTCGGCATCTGGGGAGATCCGGACCGGACCGGAAAACCGGTGGGCAACGACGTGATTCGCCGAAAACGCTCGTTCCCGGTCGTCGCGGCGCTCGAATCGGCCACCGCGGCCGGCGCCGAACTCGCTCAGCTGTACCGGTCGGCCGACCCCATCACGCCGGCCCAGGCGGCCCACGCCGCGAAGCTGATCGCGGATGCGGGCGGCAGACGGCGAGCCCAGCAGTTCGCCGACCGCAGGGTCGCGGCGGCGCTGGCGGCTCTTCCCGACAGCGCCGGGACGGCGGACCTCGTCGCGCTGACGAATTTCATCGCACACCGGCGTCTCTGA
- the mvaD gene encoding diphosphomevalonate decarboxylase yields the protein MTVAPRPAAAVAYPNIALIKYWGKRDDVMVLPVTGSLSMTLDSYPTTTTVRPVTGSRHDTVVANGNETDGEFRRRVTRFLDIVRELANSTERAAVETVNTVPTAAGLASSAAGFAALATAATAAYGISLDRRDLSRLARRGSGSACRSIFGSFVLWRAGTGTGPDGDRSSYAEPVDTGALDPAMVLAIVDPGRKAVSTGDAMRSTMATSPLYRCWAEAGSADLVEMTAAIAKGDLARVGEIAEANALGMHATMLAARPAIRYLTPRSLSVLDRVVELRRHGIAAYATIDAGPNVKVLCARTEAPRVETAIRELDRVTTRTTLPGTGSHLVDLPDSRQEE from the coding sequence ATGACTGTCGCGCCCCGGCCGGCGGCCGCCGTCGCGTACCCGAACATCGCGCTCATCAAGTATTGGGGCAAGCGGGACGATGTCATGGTCCTGCCCGTCACCGGCAGCCTCTCGATGACGCTCGACAGCTACCCGACGACGACGACCGTCCGGCCCGTCACCGGTTCCCGCCACGACACCGTCGTCGCGAACGGCAACGAGACCGACGGCGAGTTCCGCCGCCGGGTCACGCGTTTCCTGGACATCGTGCGCGAGCTCGCGAACAGCACCGAACGCGCCGCGGTGGAGACCGTCAACACGGTTCCCACCGCCGCCGGATTGGCCTCCTCCGCAGCAGGTTTCGCGGCGCTGGCGACGGCCGCCACGGCCGCCTACGGCATCTCGCTGGACCGCCGGGACCTGTCCCGCCTGGCACGCCGGGGGTCCGGATCGGCCTGCCGATCGATCTTCGGCTCGTTCGTCCTGTGGCGTGCCGGAACCGGCACCGGACCGGACGGCGACCGCAGTTCCTACGCCGAGCCGGTCGACACCGGCGCACTCGACCCGGCGATGGTGCTCGCGATCGTCGACCCCGGCCGGAAGGCCGTCTCGACCGGCGACGCGATGCGCTCGACCATGGCCACGTCACCGCTCTACCGCTGCTGGGCGGAAGCCGGCTCGGCCGACCTCGTCGAGATGACCGCCGCCATCGCGAAGGGTGATCTGGCACGCGTCGGGGAAATCGCCGAAGCCAACGCGCTGGGTATGCACGCCACCATGCTGGCCGCGCGGCCGGCGATCAGATATCTGACACCGCGGTCACTGTCGGTTCTCGACCGCGTGGTCGAGCTGCGCCGGCACGGCATCGCGGCCTACGCCACCATCGACGCCGGCCCGAATGTGAAGGTGCTGTGCGCCCGCACGGAGGCACCGCGGGTGGAGACGGCGATCCGGGAACTGGACCGGGTCACGACCCGGACCACGTTGCCCGGCACCGGTTCCCACCTCGTCGATCTCCCCGACTCGAGGCAGGAAGAATGA
- a CDS encoding acyl carrier protein: protein MITTHEITDLMTGLDATGDDLRPDVPLEDQGIDSMDMTTLLVRIERTYSVAIPATVADELQTLDQLVDYVNSVEQNDSPHRA, encoded by the coding sequence ATGATCACCACGCACGAGATCACCGACCTCATGACCGGTCTCGACGCCACCGGCGACGACCTCCGGCCCGACGTCCCGCTCGAAGACCAGGGCATCGACTCCATGGATATGACCACGCTGCTCGTCCGCATCGAGCGCACCTACAGCGTCGCCATCCCCGCCACCGTCGCCGACGAACTCCAGACCCTCGACCAGCTCGTCGACTACGTGAACTCGGTGGAACAGAACGACTCTCCGCACCGGGCATGA
- a CDS encoding ketoacyl-ACP synthase III: MSAPDRDRDTVALTAIGTHLPARRVSNRPLAAGLNVSREFLDTRIGIGARAVKEPEQRTSDLCLEAFDDLIRHTPVDLDAVRLLCVITQNPDQRIPHTAAIVHDKLGLAEHCMTFDLSQGCAGYAHGLTVTTALADRLGFGHALLFTCDPYTPIVDPGDRNTALLFGDAATVSYLATGADGYRVLDADFGTAPGTTNVLSCDTGYLAMDGRGVLLNAARTVPGSLRRVLGRNALGLGDIDLILAHPGSRRIIETLREELAVDEKLLPFEIADYGNTVSSSIPLALAPRLRENPPLTTLLAGFGVGFSWGTCLLRYSADTDHTGSNT, encoded by the coding sequence ATGTCGGCACCCGACCGCGATCGTGACACCGTGGCGCTCACCGCAATCGGTACCCATCTGCCCGCTCGGCGGGTGTCGAACAGGCCGCTCGCGGCCGGGCTGAACGTCTCCCGGGAGTTCCTGGACACCAGGATCGGCATCGGCGCCCGCGCGGTCAAGGAACCCGAGCAACGCACCAGCGACCTGTGCCTCGAGGCATTCGACGATCTGATCCGGCACACACCGGTCGACCTGGACGCCGTCCGGTTGCTGTGCGTGATCACCCAGAACCCGGACCAGCGCATCCCGCACACCGCCGCGATAGTGCACGACAAGCTCGGCCTCGCCGAGCACTGCATGACCTTCGACCTCTCCCAGGGCTGCGCCGGATACGCCCACGGCCTGACCGTCACCACCGCCTTGGCCGACCGGCTGGGTTTCGGCCACGCGCTGCTGTTCACCTGCGACCCCTACACGCCCATCGTCGACCCGGGCGACCGCAACACCGCCCTGTTGTTCGGCGACGCCGCCACGGTGTCCTACCTCGCCACCGGCGCGGACGGCTACCGGGTCCTCGATGCCGACTTCGGCACCGCACCCGGCACCACGAACGTATTGTCCTGCGACACCGGATATCTCGCGATGGACGGCCGCGGCGTCCTGCTCAACGCCGCCCGCACGGTTCCCGGCAGCCTCCGGCGCGTGCTCGGCCGCAACGCACTCGGCCTGGGCGATATCGATCTGATCCTGGCGCATCCCGGCTCCCGGCGAATCATCGAGACCCTCCGCGAGGAATTGGCCGTCGACGAGAAGCTGCTGCCGTTCGAGATCGCCGACTACGGCAATACCGTCTCCTCCTCGATACCGCTCGCGCTCGCCCCGCGACTGCGCGAGAACCCGCCGCTCACCACGCTTCTGGCCGGCTTCGGGGTCGGCTTCTCCTGGGGCACCTGCCTCCTCCGATATTCCGCGGATACCGATCACACCGGGAGCAACACATGA
- a CDS encoding hydroxymethylglutaryl-CoA synthase, whose product MPRCGIHDISLATTHYVLDHATLARQQGVPVEKYHRGLGQEAMSIAADDEDVVTLAATAAAPVLRRHGTERLRTLILATETGIDQSKAAGLPLHPLLDLPPTTRVVELKQACYAATAALQFAVGLITRDPAQQVLVIASDIARYDLDTPAEATQGAGAAAILVSADPAVAELGPVTGVYSADVMDFWRPNHRATPIVDGKLSITAYLDAVRHAYADYRRRGGHDLAEFGAFCYHQPFTRMAHKAHRHLLESAGAPPEDHDIDAAVAATTRYNRVIGNSYTASLYLALAALLDQPDDLTGTPIALLSYGSGCVAEFFSATPVPGYREHLRTDANRDAVDARKPIGYDRYRTLHETPPPTGRYVPDAETAGPYRLAAVTNDIRTYEATENRRVATYSVNSGSRGE is encoded by the coding sequence CTGCCCCGCTGTGGAATTCACGATATCTCGCTCGCCACCACGCATTACGTACTCGACCACGCCACCCTTGCCCGCCAGCAGGGCGTACCGGTCGAGAAATACCACCGCGGGCTCGGTCAGGAGGCGATGAGCATCGCCGCCGACGACGAGGACGTGGTCACGCTGGCCGCCACCGCCGCCGCACCGGTCCTGCGACGACACGGCACCGAACGGCTGCGCACGCTCATCCTGGCCACCGAGACCGGCATCGACCAGTCCAAGGCCGCCGGACTCCCGCTGCATCCCCTGCTCGATCTCCCCCCGACGACCCGCGTCGTCGAACTCAAGCAGGCCTGCTACGCCGCCACCGCCGCACTGCAATTCGCCGTCGGACTCATCACCCGCGATCCCGCCCAGCAGGTCCTGGTGATCGCCAGCGATATCGCCCGCTACGATCTCGACACCCCGGCCGAGGCCACCCAAGGCGCCGGTGCCGCAGCGATTCTCGTCTCCGCCGACCCCGCCGTCGCCGAGCTGGGGCCGGTCACCGGCGTGTACTCCGCCGACGTGATGGACTTCTGGCGTCCGAACCACCGCGCGACGCCCATCGTCGACGGCAAGCTGTCCATCACCGCCTACCTGGACGCCGTCCGGCACGCCTATGCGGACTACCGCCGCCGCGGCGGGCACGACCTCGCCGAGTTCGGCGCGTTCTGCTACCACCAGCCGTTCACCAGGATGGCTCACAAGGCACACCGGCATCTGCTCGAATCCGCAGGGGCCCCTCCCGAAGACCACGACATCGATGCCGCGGTCGCGGCCACCACGCGCTACAACCGGGTGATCGGCAACAGCTACACCGCCTCGCTCTACCTCGCCCTGGCCGCCCTGCTGGATCAACCGGACGACCTCACCGGCACGCCCATCGCCCTGCTCAGCTACGGATCCGGATGTGTCGCCGAATTCTTCTCGGCCACACCGGTACCCGGATACCGCGAGCACCTGCGCACCGACGCCAACCGCGACGCCGTCGACGCCCGCAAACCCATCGGCTACGACCGGTACCGCACACTGCACGAGACGCCGCCGCCCACCGGGAGATACGTGCCCGACGCGGAGACCGCCGGCCCGTACCGGCTCGCCGCCGTCACCAACGACATCCGAACCTACGAGGCCACCGAAAACCGGCGAGTGGCAACGTATTCCGTGAACTCCGGCAGCCGCGGAGAGTGA
- a CDS encoding hydroxymethylglutaryl-CoA reductase, giving the protein MIEDEYAAVPLAWVGPIRLTGGTVTGEFDVPLATFETPLWHSVRRGARLSTLTERGIAATVVDDRMTRSILLEADDAATALAAVGRLRDRFDELRDVVTAGSRHAHLIDMHHRITGNLLYLRFECTTGDAAGHNMTTQAADQLTAWILARIPGLRYGSVSANYCTDKKTSAVNGILGRGKNVVTEITVGREAVEQRLHTTADRIATLNTRKNLLGTVLAGGIGTANAHYANMLLGFYLATGQDGANIVEGSQGITYAENRDGDLYFSCTLPNLVIGTIGNGKQHPHVESALSRLGCRDERPPGENSRRLAAIAAATVLCGELSLLAAQTNPGELMRAHTRLERTTR; this is encoded by the coding sequence ATGATCGAAGACGAGTACGCGGCCGTCCCCTTGGCCTGGGTGGGACCGATTCGCCTCACCGGCGGCACGGTAACCGGCGAATTCGACGTCCCCCTGGCCACATTCGAGACGCCGCTGTGGCATTCGGTCCGGCGCGGAGCCCGCCTGTCGACGCTGACCGAACGCGGCATCGCCGCCACCGTCGTCGACGACCGCATGACCCGATCGATCCTGCTCGAAGCGGACGACGCCGCGACGGCGCTCGCCGCGGTCGGCCGGCTCCGCGACCGTTTCGACGAACTCCGCGACGTGGTGACCGCGGGCAGCCGCCACGCCCACCTGATCGATATGCACCATCGGATCACCGGGAACCTGTTGTACCTGCGGTTCGAGTGCACCACCGGTGACGCCGCCGGGCACAATATGACCACCCAGGCCGCCGATCAGCTCACCGCCTGGATCCTCGCCCGGATCCCGGGCCTGCGTTACGGGTCGGTCTCCGCGAACTACTGCACCGACAAGAAGACCAGCGCCGTGAACGGAATCCTCGGGCGCGGCAAGAATGTCGTCACCGAGATCACCGTCGGGCGCGAGGCCGTCGAACAGCGGCTGCACACGACGGCCGACCGAATCGCCACCCTGAACACCCGCAAAAACCTGCTGGGCACCGTGCTCGCGGGCGGAATCGGCACGGCGAACGCCCATTACGCCAACATGCTGCTCGGCTTCTACCTGGCCACCGGGCAGGACGGCGCCAATATCGTCGAGGGCTCCCAGGGCATCACCTACGCCGAGAACCGCGACGGCGACCTGTACTTCTCGTGCACGCTACCGAATCTCGTCATCGGAACCATCGGCAACGGCAAACAACACCCGCACGTCGAATCGGCGCTGTCGCGCCTCGGCTGCCGTGACGAACGGCCTCCCGGCGAGAATTCCCGCCGCCTCGCCGCGATCGCCGCCGCCACCGTCCTGTGCGGCGAGCTGTCCCTGCTTGCCGCGCAAACGAATCCGGGCGAGCTGATGCGCGCCCACACCCGCCTCGAGCGCACCACCCGGTGA
- the fni gene encoding type 2 isopentenyl-diphosphate Delta-isomerase: MTDATVIGNRKDDHVRHAVDQHHGAVGGNDFDSVTFVHHALAGIDRARVDLSTTVGESTWATPLYINGMTGGSARTGAINRQLAIAAAETGLPIASGSMSAFLRDASVAGTYRVLRTENPRGFVMANINANTTPAQAQRAVDLLEADVLQIHINAIQEIVMPEGDRDFTHWPRRIGDIVGAVPVPVIVKEVGFGLSPETVALLRDLGVTIADVGGRGGTDFARIENSRRSGDDFSIMQHWGQSTVCCLLGATRMPGIDVVASGGIRSPLDAARALALGARATGVAGSFLTVLVDNGVDALIDTIKSWLDQLSLIMTVLGAETPRALERCDLLLTGEVENYCRAYGIDARTFFRRGRTPSVDDSPPAPSARSTRSAAEHAAPQPGPATRKWWDPT, encoded by the coding sequence ATGACCGATGCGACCGTCATCGGCAACCGCAAGGACGACCACGTGCGGCACGCCGTCGACCAGCACCACGGCGCGGTCGGCGGAAACGACTTCGACTCCGTCACCTTCGTGCATCACGCCCTGGCCGGCATCGACCGCGCCCGAGTCGACCTGAGCACCACCGTCGGCGAAAGCACATGGGCGACACCGCTCTACATCAACGGCATGACCGGCGGCAGCGCACGCACCGGCGCCATCAACCGGCAGCTGGCCATCGCGGCGGCCGAGACGGGGCTGCCGATCGCCTCCGGCTCCATGAGCGCGTTCCTGCGCGACGCCTCGGTCGCGGGCACCTACCGCGTGCTGCGCACCGAGAACCCGCGCGGGTTCGTGATGGCCAATATCAACGCCAACACCACCCCGGCGCAGGCTCAGCGCGCGGTGGACCTGCTCGAGGCCGACGTCCTGCAGATCCACATCAACGCGATCCAGGAGATCGTCATGCCCGAAGGCGATCGCGATTTCACGCACTGGCCGCGGCGGATCGGGGACATCGTCGGCGCCGTCCCGGTGCCGGTGATCGTGAAGGAGGTCGGATTCGGGCTGAGCCCCGAAACCGTTGCCCTGCTGCGGGATCTGGGCGTCACGATCGCCGACGTGGGCGGCCGCGGCGGCACCGACTTCGCGCGGATCGAGAACAGCCGCAGATCCGGTGACGATTTCTCGATCATGCAGCACTGGGGTCAGTCGACGGTCTGCTGCCTGCTCGGCGCCACGCGAATGCCCGGTATCGACGTCGTGGCCTCCGGCGGCATCCGCTCACCCCTCGACGCCGCCCGCGCGCTCGCCCTGGGCGCCCGCGCCACCGGCGTCGCCGGCAGCTTCCTGACCGTTCTCGTCGACAACGGCGTCGACGCCCTGATCGACACCATCAAGTCCTGGCTGGACCAGCTGTCGCTGATCATGACGGTGCTGGGCGCCGAGACTCCCCGCGCACTCGAGCGCTGCGATCTACTCCTCACCGGCGAGGTCGAAAACTACTGCCGCGCTTACGGTATCGACGCGAGAACATTCTTCCGTCGCGGCCGGACACCGTCCGTCGACGACTCTCCCCCGGCGCCGAGCGCCCGATCGACCCGCTCGGCGGCCGAACACGCTGCCCCGCAGCCCGGCCCAGCGACCAGAAAGTGGTGGGATCCGACATGA
- a CDS encoding phosphomevalonate kinase codes for MGVVTVVITRRAPGKLYIAGEYAALEPEYPSVLVAVDRYAAVTVADTGRSTTLTSDLGEGAPVRCARDAHSRLSPIDEVSEEPAYVLAAAAVVERLLTEQGRAPRPFELHSATADLTDGSGNKLGLGSSAAVTVAAVDALGAFYRLRLTTADRFRLAILATITVNPHCSGGDVAAATWGGWLTYHSPDRGQLAGLAAERGIAGALRAPWPGLSVRPLPTPRQARLLVGWTGQPASTRARVTRIGPGELRTPAHGRFLTESRTCVTQLTAALTADDVTAVQHEIHQAAKLLDEFDQATGLGIYTPRLRALCEAAEPVGAAAKPSGAGGGDCGIAVVDRYRPAQTAELARQWARAGIRPLELHTHPPEGDAA; via the coding sequence GTGGGGGTGGTGACGGTGGTGATCACCCGCCGCGCGCCCGGGAAGCTGTACATCGCCGGGGAGTATGCCGCCCTCGAGCCCGAATATCCCTCCGTACTCGTCGCCGTCGACCGCTACGCCGCCGTCACGGTCGCCGACACGGGCCGGAGCACCACGCTCACCTCCGATCTCGGTGAGGGCGCCCCGGTGCGATGTGCGCGGGATGCGCATTCGCGGCTGTCGCCGATCGACGAGGTCTCGGAGGAGCCCGCTTACGTGCTGGCGGCCGCCGCGGTCGTGGAACGACTGCTGACCGAGCAGGGCCGCGCCCCGAGGCCGTTCGAATTGCACTCCGCCACCGCCGATCTCACCGACGGATCGGGCAACAAGCTGGGGCTGGGGTCCAGCGCCGCGGTCACCGTGGCGGCGGTCGATGCGCTCGGTGCGTTCTATCGGCTCCGGCTGACCACGGCCGACCGGTTCCGGCTGGCGATCCTCGCCACCATCACGGTGAACCCGCACTGTTCCGGGGGCGACGTGGCGGCCGCGACGTGGGGCGGCTGGCTCACCTACCACTCTCCCGATCGCGGACAGCTGGCCGGCCTCGCCGCCGAGCGCGGTATCGCCGGCGCGCTCCGCGCACCATGGCCGGGTCTGTCGGTGCGGCCGCTGCCGACACCGCGGCAGGCACGACTGCTGGTCGGTTGGACCGGGCAGCCCGCCTCGACCCGCGCCCGTGTCACGCGAATCGGTCCCGGGGAGTTGAGAACCCCGGCCCACGGCAGATTCCTCACCGAGAGCAGGACCTGTGTCACTCAGTTGACCGCCGCGCTCACGGCCGACGACGTGACGGCGGTGCAGCACGAAATCCACCAGGCCGCAAAGCTTCTCGATGAATTCGACCAGGCGACAGGACTCGGCATCTACACCCCGCGACTGCGGGCGTTGTGCGAGGCGGCCGAGCCGGTCGGCGCGGCGGCCAAGCCCTCGGGTGCGGGCGGCGGCGACTGCGGCATCGCCGTCGTCGACCGCTACCGACCTGCCCAGACCGCCGAACTGGCCAGACAGTGGGCCCGGGCCGGCATCCGCCCGCTGGAGCTGCACACCCACCCGCCCGAAGGAGACGCCGCATGA
- the mvk gene encoding mevalonate kinase, whose product MTFTETPPASAVGTGRSCGKAILLGEHTVVYGLPAIAVPLPDLPVTATACSPNTRPIVDDPAQQGDAHGDATTVRFTYRPGAAAEADSGAAAAVRAALRRWGSGSADVEVTVRSAIPPARGLGSSAACAVAAVRAVADLHARSLDHATLHELAQCGERLVHGRASGVDAAAVATTGPILFHAGDVRPLITGTAATLVVADSGEPGDTRQAVDSVWTTLHRERANAQRLLARAGEIIDAATVDLTAGRTAALGMRLIEFQALLRELGVSTSSLDRLIATALRAGAHGAKLTGGGFGGCMVALTEPDAAPAVCRELRAAGACRTWTVPMWGW is encoded by the coding sequence ATGACTTTCACCGAGACGCCACCGGCATCCGCGGTCGGGACCGGCCGTTCCTGCGGTAAGGCCATTCTGCTCGGTGAGCACACCGTCGTCTACGGTCTACCGGCGATCGCGGTGCCGCTACCGGACCTGCCGGTCACGGCGACGGCCTGTTCGCCGAACACCCGACCTATCGTCGACGACCCGGCACAGCAGGGTGATGCCCACGGCGATGCCACCACCGTGCGGTTCACCTACCGCCCCGGCGCGGCGGCCGAAGCCGATTCCGGTGCGGCCGCTGCGGTGCGGGCGGCGCTGCGGCGCTGGGGGTCCGGCTCGGCCGATGTCGAGGTGACCGTGCGGAGCGCGATTCCACCGGCCAGAGGGCTGGGATCGAGCGCCGCGTGCGCGGTGGCGGCGGTACGTGCCGTGGCCGATCTCCACGCGCGATCGCTGGATCACGCCACCCTGCACGAGCTGGCGCAGTGCGGCGAGCGCCTGGTGCACGGGCGAGCCAGCGGCGTCGACGCGGCCGCGGTGGCGACCACCGGACCCATCCTCTTCCACGCCGGGGACGTCCGGCCGCTGATCACCGGCACCGCCGCCACCCTGGTAGTCGCCGATTCCGGGGAACCGGGCGACACCCGGCAGGCGGTCGACTCGGTGTGGACGACGCTGCACCGCGAGCGTGCCAATGCCCAGCGGCTGCTGGCGCGCGCCGGCGAAATCATCGACGCCGCCACGGTGGACCTGACGGCCGGGCGGACAGCGGCACTGGGGATGCGGCTGATCGAATTCCAGGCGTTGCTACGCGAACTGGGGGTCAGCACAAGCAGTCTCGACCGATTGATCGCGACCGCGCTGCGAGCCGGCGCGCACGGAGCGAAGCTCACCGGCGGCGGATTCGGCGGATGCATGGTGGCGCTCACCGAACCGGATGCCGCCCCGGCGGTCTGCCGGGAACTGCGGGCCGCGGGCGCCTGCCGGACCTGGACCGTGCCGATGTGGGGGTGGTGA
- a CDS encoding creatininase family protein, with product MFSLLTTATSADAAAGRARAAVLPIGSFEQHGSHLPLVTDTAIACLIAERIASLYDLFLLPPITVSCSHEHAGFPGTVSIRATTLVAVVDDIVESLARSGISTIVIVNGHGGNYVLSNVVCQYNEEGRHAVLFPGKEDWSAARSCAGMLTSLHDDMHGGEFETSILMYAFPELVGETYACADHDVVDRPHFLITGMAGYAPGGIIGRPSLASAEKGRAALDSLTKTFGGHLEALTM from the coding sequence ATGTTTTCTCTTCTCACCACCGCGACCTCGGCCGACGCGGCGGCCGGCCGCGCTCGGGCCGCCGTGCTGCCGATCGGGAGCTTCGAGCAGCACGGGAGCCATCTGCCGCTGGTGACCGACACCGCCATCGCATGCCTGATCGCCGAGCGCATCGCGAGTCTCTACGACCTGTTTCTGCTACCGCCGATCACCGTGTCGTGTTCGCACGAACATGCCGGGTTTCCGGGCACGGTGTCCATCCGGGCTACCACGCTGGTGGCCGTGGTGGACGACATCGTCGAGTCCCTGGCTCGTTCGGGCATTTCCACCATCGTCATCGTCAACGGGCACGGCGGAAACTATGTGCTCTCCAATGTGGTGTGCCAGTACAACGAGGAGGGCCGGCACGCGGTCTTGTTCCCGGGTAAAGAGGATTGGAGCGCGGCGCGTTCGTGCGCCGGCATGCTCACCTCGCTGCACGACGATATGCACGGCGGTGAATTCGAGACCTCGATTCTGATGTACGCGTTCCCCGAGCTTGTGGGGGAGACGTACGCCTGTGCCGATCACGACGTCGTCGATCGGCCGCATTTCCTGATCACCGGCATGGCCGGGTACGCGCCCGGCGGCATCATCGGCAGGCCCTCGCTTGCGAGTGCGGAGAAGGGCAGGGCGGCCCTCGACAGTCTCACGAAGACCTTCGGCGGCCATCTCGAGGCATTGACGATGTAG
- a CDS encoding helix-turn-helix domain-containing protein: MREVLRSRDIGAVLRTWRHHPAHGSRPISQTELAPWLGITQGQLSRIENGRNRVRDLDKLMQYARVLGVPAELLWFEVEDEEPPRPPATRTLRLSTGTVPATVSTPGPMLADSLLTTLDEYVLTDNLAGPHSLLPIVTQQVQFIERLEETSRGRTRTRLRAARARFAEFLGWLHQDAGHLDAAVEWTAHAVGLARELRDDRLLAYIRMRQGNLAFDADNPQATIDLAEAALRTSADLTARQRATTLRQLAHGHARLGNGDACARALGQAWENAARPGNADDDLAGYCTPEYLAMEAAQCQIALGRPDQAINVLEPRLPRWHPENRRDLGRGLTLFAVALARTRQPDKALDVAGHALAVTAETRSTRTELQLYRVVRELHVNDAHDHAAELRIALHRMLR, translated from the coding sequence ATGCGAGAAGTGCTGCGCAGCAGGGATATCGGAGCGGTTCTTCGAACATGGCGGCATCATCCGGCGCACGGCTCCCGGCCCATCTCGCAGACCGAACTCGCACCGTGGCTCGGTATCACGCAGGGCCAGCTCAGCCGGATCGAGAACGGCCGCAACCGAGTTCGTGATCTGGACAAGCTCATGCAGTACGCCCGGGTGCTGGGTGTGCCGGCGGAACTGCTGTGGTTCGAGGTCGAGGACGAGGAACCGCCGCGACCGCCGGCCACCCGAACCCTGCGACTGAGTACCGGCACGGTGCCCGCCACCGTGTCGACGCCGGGACCGATGCTCGCCGATTCGCTGCTGACCACGCTGGACGAGTACGTGCTCACCGACAACCTCGCCGGACCGCATTCGCTGCTTCCGATCGTCACCCAGCAGGTGCAGTTCATCGAGCGCCTCGAGGAGACCAGCCGCGGCCGCACCCGCACGAGACTCCGGGCGGCGCGCGCCCGGTTCGCCGAATTCCTGGGCTGGCTGCACCAGGACGCCGGACATCTCGATGCGGCCGTCGAGTGGACGGCGCACGCCGTCGGCCTCGCCCGGGAGCTGCGGGACGACCGGTTGCTGGCCTACATCCGGATGCGGCAGGGCAACTTGGCCTTCGACGCTGACAATCCGCAGGCCACCATCGACCTCGCCGAGGCGGCGCTGCGTACCTCCGCCGATCTCACGGCCCGGCAACGGGCCACGACATTGCGCCAGCTGGCGCACGGTCACGCCCGGCTCGGTAACGGCGACGCGTGTGCGCGGGCCCTCGGCCAGGCATGGGAGAACGCGGCCCGCCCCGGAAATGCCGACGACGACCTGGCCGGCTACTGCACACCCGAATATCTGGCGATGGAGGCCGCGCAGTGCCAGATCGCGCTCGGCCGTCCCGACCAGGCCATCAACGTCCTGGAGCCCCGCCTTCCTCGATGGCATCCCGAGAATCGTCGCGACCTCGGCCGTGGCCTCACCCTCTTCGCGGTGGCGCTGGCCCGGACCAGGCAGCCCGACAAGGCCTTGGACGTTGCCGGGCACGCGCTGGCCGTCACCGCCGAAACGCGTTCCACCAGAACCGAACTCCAGCTCTATCGGGTCGTCCGCGAACTACATGTCAACGATGCGCACGACCATGCCGCCGAACTCCGTATCGCGTTGCACAGGATGTTGCGATAG